The Bacteroidota bacterium genome window below encodes:
- a CDS encoding potassium/proton antiporter translates to MPGFEFILFAIALLIVISIIITRFSNTLGLPELILFIIIGMLAGSEGIGKINFEDYKLSQHIGTLALVFILFSGGLDTKFSDIKPVLKSSFSLATLGVIITTLIVGFSIHYFLGFELYQGLLVGAIVSATDAAAVFSVLRSKNIKLKGNLNALLEFESGCNDPMAIFLALTFTTVIVSGELNILSVIFHLLKEFIIGGIAAYVIAKAMVILSNRLKLNYEGLYPVLSVCISILLYSVTVLIGGSGFLAVYIGGIIIGNSNVIQKKSTHRFFDGLAWLSQIIMFLTLGLLVFPKELMNVAGIGLIISGILIFIARPVSVFVSLLFSKFDKRDKFAISWVGLRGAVPIILATFAVTGKVDNSYNIFNIVFFVVLTSSLLQGWTIPAVAKFLKVYRMDKRKTKMPVEIDITRESERIMIDYIVPFNSKIVNKSLVQLNLPDDTLIVFIARDGNIFIPNGNTHLEEGDLLQVLVLEENKQKLFDKLK, encoded by the coding sequence TTATTATCGGTATGCTTGCAGGCTCTGAAGGAATTGGAAAAATAAATTTTGAAGATTATAAATTATCTCAGCATATAGGAACGCTTGCACTCGTCTTCATTCTTTTTTCAGGGGGACTTGACACAAAATTTTCCGACATAAAACCTGTCTTAAAAAGTTCGTTCTCCCTGGCAACTCTTGGAGTAATTATCACAACTCTCATCGTCGGATTTTCTATACATTATTTTTTAGGATTTGAATTATATCAGGGGCTTCTTGTCGGAGCGATTGTTTCCGCCACTGATGCTGCTGCAGTTTTTTCTGTTCTCCGTTCAAAAAATATTAAGCTTAAAGGAAATCTGAATGCGCTGTTGGAATTTGAATCAGGCTGCAACGACCCCATGGCAATTTTTCTCGCCCTTACTTTTACCACGGTAATTGTTTCAGGTGAGCTGAATATACTTTCAGTTATATTTCATCTGCTGAAAGAATTTATCATAGGAGGAATTGCAGCTTATGTAATTGCTAAAGCAATGGTAATTTTATCAAACAGACTGAAATTAAATTATGAAGGTCTTTATCCTGTGCTTTCTGTCTGCATTTCGATTTTACTCTATAGCGTAACTGTTCTCATTGGCGGTAGCGGATTTTTAGCAGTTTACATAGGAGGAATAATAATAGGCAACAGCAACGTAATTCAAAAAAAATCAACTCACAGATTTTTTGACGGACTTGCCTGGCTCTCGCAGATAATCATGTTTTTAACTCTCGGACTTTTAGTTTTTCCCAAAGAATTAATGAACGTTGCAGGAATAGGATTAATTATTTCAGGGATTTTAATTTTCATAGCGCGACCTGTAAGTGTATTCGTTTCGCTTCTGTTTTCTAAATTCGATAAGAGAGATAAGTTTGCAATTTCATGGGTAGGACTTCGAGGCGCAGTACCGATTATCTTAGCAACGTTTGCAGTTACGGGCAAAGTTGATAATTCTTATAACATTTTTAATATTGTATTTTTCGTTGTGCTGACCTCGTCATTACTTCAGGGATGGACTATACCGGCAGTTGCGAAATTTCTGAAGGTTTATCGTATGGATAAAAGGAAAACCAAGATGCCGGTTGAGATTGATATAACTCGTGAGTCAGAGCGAATTATGATAGATTATATAGTGCCGTTCAATTCAAAAATTGTGAATAAATCTCTTGTTCAATTAAATCTTCCCGATGATACTCTTATAGTATTCATTGCCCGCGACGGAAATATTTTCATTCCGAACGGTAACACTCATTTAGAAGAAGGGGACTTGCTTCAGGTATTGGTGCTTGAAGAAAACAAACAGAAGTTGTTTGATAAACTGAAATAA